In candidate division KSB1 bacterium, the DNA window TTCATGAGCATGTTTTCTTTCCATGCTCTTAATATACAAAAATAGAAATATAAATTCAAGATGGACGTTTGTCCTCGGTGTACACATGTCCTCTGTTTTCAAGAATTTAAGCTAACATTGTCAAGTACGTAAAGCGTAAAATTACGCACTACGTTTTAGGCGTTACGTTTTAGCGCAGGACAACCATTTTTCGCGTTTGAACAAGGGCTCCCGCCTGCAGCCGGCAAAGATAAACTCCGCTTGGGTGATGAGAAGGCTTCCAGTTTATTGCTCGAATGCCGGGACCCTGAACGGCCTCAACCAACGTCGCCACCTTTCGTCCAGTCGCATCAAAAATTTCCAAACGAATCGATACAGTTTTATAGAGCGCATAACGAATTGTCGTGACAGCATCGCCATAAATTCCACCGGCGGCGAGCGGATTGGGATAATTCTGGTACAATTCAAAATCGTGCGGCACGCCGCTTCGCTGCTCGCCAACGGCGGTATCCAATGCCGACGTATCACCGGTTGCCAGGCGCAGGCTGTCAAGCTGAAACCGCAGCCGCCGCAGGACGCCGGCAAAAGCGGGATTGTCGATTAAATTCCTGGTTTCAATTGAATCGTTTTTCAAATCATATAATTCGTCGATGGCGTTGGGGCCAAAATACCTGATGTATTTGAAATCAGGCGTACGAATCGCACGCATCGGCGGTATCATGGGAACAGCTGAGTCGAAAAAGTATTGATACAGAAAGCTCTTGCGTTGCACGTCGCCATTCGCCAATTTGCGCAGCGAGAAGCCCGGCAGTTGGCGCGTGCCGCTAATTCCCGCCGCTTCAAGAATAGTCGGCGCCAGGTCAATATTCAACGCAAATGTTTGCGATTGGGCTCCGGCGGCGAACCACGGCGGATAACGCACAAACAGCGGCACCCGGATTGATTCTTCATAAGCCAGGCGCTTGTCGCCGACATTGTGCTCGCCCAAGATATAACCGTTATCGCTGGTGAAAATGACCAGCGTGTTTTTTAACAACTGTTTCTGCGTCAATTTCGAAAGAACCTTTCCAACTCCTTCATCCACGCCGGCAAGGCATTCGTAGTATTGCTGAATTCGCAACCGCAAATCTTGTTTAAAAAAATTGCGATATTCTTGCAAAAAAGCCGGCTTGCCGGATAAATCTTCGCCGTAGGTTACGGGTAAGACGATATTGGCATTCTCGTAGAGGCGATAAAATCGTGCCTGGATCGTAAACGGATCGTGCACGGCTTTATGAGATAGAACGAGAAAGAAAGGTTTTTGACGATCACGGTTGAGAAACTCCAGCGCGTAATTCGTCAAAATGTCGGTCATGTGACCGCTGGCCTGAATTTTTTCGCCGTCGACGTTGATGGTCGGATTGAGATATTTGCCCTGGCCGATAAAACTGACCCAGCGGTCGAAGCCGGGTTTGGGCATGGCATCGAGAAAACCCATGTGCCATTTGCCAATGAAGGCGGTTTCATAGCCGGCGTTATGCAGAAGTTGCGCCACCGTCGCCAGCCGGGAATTAAGCGGCGTCTCATTGTCCAGCACCCGGTGCTGATGCGAATAGAGCCCGGTCAAAAGCGTCGCGCGGCTGGGGCTGCACAGCGAATGCGTGACAAAGGCGTTCTGAAACTGCACACCCTCTTTGGCGATGCGGTTGATGTTGGGGCTTTTGAAAAAAGGATGACCATTCACGCCCAACGCATCAGCGCGCAAATCATCAATCAGAATGACCAGAATATTGGGCGGGGTCAAATTGAGCTTGGTGTCGGTCATGGCAAATGCCTCAGGGCCGATAAAGAGCGACCCTAAGATTGATAGACTTTTACACAAGCTGCATCGCATTTTTTGAAAAAATCTCCATTTATACCAAACAAGCCGCCGGCTCGCGCACAAACTTTGTTTCGTCAAGCTCGCAAACGGGCGCGTTGATTTCCGGATGAAAAACAAGCCCCCGGCGACGCGCGGCCCGGGTGATCTGTGTCGTGATCTTTCGCCGGAACACCTCCGGATGAAAACGAAACGTTGTTTGCCGGATGGCCTGGCGGTCTTGAAAAAAAATCTGCTTTGCCTCAAAACACTCGACGGCGTGCACAATGGCGCCAACCGACTGCTCGGCGAAAAACAAGCCAGTGGGCTGGCGATTTGGCTGATGGCGCTCATCCAGTGGAATAATCGTATCCAGCACGCCGCCGGCGCCGAAGGCGATGACCGGCACGCCGCAGGCGTTCGCTTCCACCGGGATGATGCCAAAATCTTCCACGCCGGGGAAAACCAGGGCGCGCGCCTGCGCCAAAACGCGGCGCATCTCGTTATCCGGCAGCCAATCCAAAAACTCAATGTTCGTGCCGGCGATTTTTTCCAGCGCCGCGCGCTCCGAGCCGCCGCCGATAATTTTCAGCGGCAGGCGCAGTTGATTGAAAGCTTGAATCGCCAAGTCGAGGCGCTTGTAAGGCACCAGCGAAGAGAACGCCAGATAATAGCCGTCGACCTCGGAGGCGACGCTGAATTTATCGACCTCCACCGGCGGATGAACAACGCTGGCCTTGCGACGATAATATTTCCAAATGCGCTGCGCGACAAAATGCGAGTTGGCAATCATCTTGTCCACACGGTTGGTGGAGGCGACGTCCCACAGACGCAGGTAATTCGCGACGCTGCGATAAAGCGCCCGTTTCAGAAAATTTCCTTCGCCTCGAGGGAAATAAGTAAAATGCAAATCCCAAATATAACGCATGGGTGAATGAAGATAAGAAACGTGCAGCGTTTCCGGCCGCGTGATCACGCCTTTGGCAACGCAATGGCTGCTGCTGATCACCACGTCGTAGGGCGTCAGGTCGAAGGCTTCGATCGCCATTGGAAAAAACGGCAGCAATTTCGGATAATGCCTGGCGCTGCCCGGAATCTTTTGTAAAAACGACGTATGAAGGCGATGCGCTTCGATGTCCGCATCGACGCTGCCTGAACGATGCACCAGCGTGTAAATCTCGGCGCTGGGAAAGAGGCGGCAGATTTCCAAAAACACCTTTTCTCCGCCGCGCATCGAAACCAGCCAATCATGCACCAAGGCGATTTTCACAACAGACCTTTATAAATTTGCAACGAAAAGGGAACTGCAACGATATAAAGTTCAAGCCCAGTAGGCAGCCCACACAGATCAAAAACTCACACGGAAAAAGCTTTGAATCCGCGTGTGTTTTTGATCCGCGTGTAAACTTTCGGATTTTTTCGAGTTTGAATGCGTAAGCGCTTACTTCGCTGCGCGCCAGACGATGAAATTGGTCAGCGCGCCTTTTTGCCCGCGCTCGAGGCCGGCCAGCAACTTGTCGGCTTGAACACAATTATAGGTTTCCGGCACATACTGTTTTGTGCTCATGAAATTCGATTTGAAGCTCGCGGCAGCTTCGCGCCCCCAGGTGACGACAAAGCGCTCGCTCTTCGAATTTTCCAGCGTGATAATCGCGCCATCGTTAAAATAATTTTTGCTGCGAACGACGACGCCGTCGCCAAGCTGTTGCTGCAACCAGGCCAATGCCCGTGCCGCTTCTTTTAAACGAAAATCCTTTTCGACAAGTCCATAATACTTGTCCTTGGTATCGCGCTCCTGATCACGAAATTCATAGATAAAAAAGTGCCGGCCCTCTTCGAGCCAATATACCAGCGCCGTCTTTAAAATGGCGATGGCCTGTTGATGATATGTCACGCTGCGTTTGGTCGATTTGATCGTCAAGCTGTTGGTAAAAGCGATCAGCGCGCCTTTTTTTTCGCCCTGATAATCATAAAGCGCGGCCGTTTCACCAAGCGCCTGGCCCTGCCGATTGGCGCTGAACAGGGGAATATAGCGAACTTTCTGCGGCGCCTTGGGGTCGCGAAGGAAATTATTGGCCGGCGCGTTGGCCGGCAGATTGAAATTCCGCAGCGTTCGATTTATCCAATTTGGCGCATCCTCTTCGCCATGGTCTACGCTCAAAACGAGGTTCAGCCGCGCGGCGTATTTGGGAAACGGCGCGCCGCCGAGGGCCACCACCGAACCACCGCGTTGCACGAAATCGATTAACGGTTCCAACAACTCTCCCGGCAATTGATTTGTCGAAATCATCACCACATTTTGCCGCCCCGGCTGCCTCGCAGTTTGCAGAAATTTCAGCAACGCTTCAATATCGACGAGTTCGATCCGCCACCCGAAGGCCTCGACTTGCCGGCGAATCGGCTCATACAAGTCGCAAATTTCTGTTTCAGCGGTGTACCCGTCATCCAAAACCAGAATGGCGGGCGGTTGTTTGATTTGAAGCTCGTGCTCAAAACAATACCGCAACACCTGCGTGAGCGCATCGGAGAACGCCGGATGAAGCGGATGCCGCCACGCAGCCCATCCGTATTCAGTGATCCAAATTGGCTTGGAAGAGGAATGATTCTGGGAAAAAATGCCGCGAATGCGCTGTAAGACGGGAGCCAACTCCTCGCCGACAACACCATACGGATGATACGCGACGGCGTCACAATAATCGGCCACACCCAGTTCCGCCAATCTTTCCCAAAAAATGAAGGCGCTGGGTTGATTGGCCATGCCGCCCAAGACCACATTGGCGCCGGGCCGTTTCTGCTTGATGATTTGATAGGAGCGCTTGACGAGATCGAAGTATCTCTCAACCGGCGCGGTCTTGGGCCAAAACTTTCCGATGTTCGGTTCGTTCCAGATTTCCCAATCCGTAACGTCATCGCCGTAGCGCGTCACAACCGAATCCACAAACACCGCCCATTCGTTCAGATGTTCATGCGCCGGGAATGCCCAGGCCGGTGGCGCATGGATGACGCCGAGCAAATACACTTGCTGCTGGCGAGCTGACTGCACGACCGAATCGAATTTTGCCCACTGCCAACGATTGGGTTGGGGTTGAATATCACGCCAAATGAAGCCGGTACGGACAAAGTTGATGCCAAGTTTTTTGACGACGCGCAACGTTTGTTCGCGGCTGGCAAATTCATTATCTGCGGGATCGGTGCGGGTGATGTGACTGTGCACGGCCCAGAAAGATTTTTTGCCAGATTCAATTTTGTAAGAGGACACAACGGAGGTGTCATTCGAACTCGAACCAATGGCGCGATTACCGGCCGGGCGCCAAAACAGTAAAATGATGGCGCCGATTCCGAATAAGCTGAAAGTTGATTTAAGATTTCTCATGGTTTGCGACGGTTTCCTCCAAAATCTGTACATATTTTTCCGCAGCCGATTTCCACGAGAAGCGCTTGACCATCGCCTGGCCGGCTGCGATCAAACGCGCCCTCTTGTCACGATTTTCAACCACTTCATGAATGCCGCGGCCGATGTCTTCGGCAGAATGCGGATCAACATATTCGACCGCACCATCGAACAACTCGCGAAAAACCGGAATATCCGAGGCGGCGACCGGTGTGCCGGCTTTAAAAGCTTCGAGCACGGGCAGGCCGAAACCTTCCAAAAATGACGGCAGCAGCAGAAACTCGGCGCCTTTTAAGAGCGCCCATTTTTCGGCCTCGTCGACGAAACCTTGAAAAATAACGTTTGGGCAATCACGCAGGTTCGGCGGCAGCGCCGCAAAAATCGAGTTTTCCCCGCCAACAATATGAAGCCGAAAATCGTCGCGCCGCGAAGCGCCGAATTTTTGAAAACCCAGGATCGCGCCGGAAATATTTTTGCGCGGGTTGAGTGAACCGATGAATAAGCCATAGCGATAAGGCAATTTTTTTGCTGACACCCCGGCAGGCGGCTCGTCAGAATCATTGGGCACGACACTCACGGGCGCGGCGTCCGGCAGCATTTCAGCCAATTGCCGCGCTGAAGTTTGAGATACCGTCACAAGACGAACGCCGGCTTTGGCGGCTGTCGCAATCACCCAGCTCAAATAGGATGAAAAAAAATTTGAAAACCATGCGGTATTGCGAAAGCCGGTATCGTGCACCAGCAAGATTTGCGGGACGCGGGGCGACAATAAAACCGGCGCCGAGTTGGTCAAATTGAGTAGAACATCGTAGCCGCCGGCCCGGATTTCCAGCGGCAAAATCATTTGCTCCCAAAAAGACCGCGTAACACTATTTTTAGAGAACCTGGCGCCGCTGCAGCAAATTTTGACGTTCGCCGGCAGATCGAAATCTGCGGCTTGGCCGGGGAGACAAATCTCGAGAGCAAAATCCCGCCGCAGCAAGGCGATGTGGCGAATCAAGCTCAGCGCGACGCGCGCGACGCCGGTTTTCTCAACCGCGCCGAGGGCTTTGCCGTTAACTGCAATTCTCATCTCAAACCACTGCGGCTTCGTGCACTCGGCCGTTCTGAGGAATTTCGCGATCGCTCTGCCTTGTCTTTGGCACGAGGGTTTCAAAATTCAAATTTGTCCAACGCAAAGTCGCGACGATCAACCCGACCAGCAGCCAATGATCCAAATACAAAATATCCGGCTCGGACAAAAATTTGCCAAACAACCGCACGACTAAAGCAAAAAACAACGCCTTGGGGTACTCGGAAAGCGTCATGAGATTGTTTTGAATGAATCTTTTGCTCAACCACGCCGTGCGCCTGGCGAGCAGCCAGTTTCCCAGAAAAAAAGTGAGCATGCCGACGAGGCCGGTTGTGGATAAAATATTGGTCAACAAATCAAAGGTTCGATTGCTGCCCCAGCCCACGCCGAAAAGTGGGTTGGCGGCAAAAAGGCTCAAGCCCTGCAGGGCGCCGTCCAATCTGGTTCCGCCTGATTCTGAATCGGCTTTGTCGATGAGCAGGATTTCGATGAACTGGATGATTTGATCCGTGGTCAAGCCCAGTGCAAATGTTGCCAAACTATAAAGCGCGAGCGGCAGCCCGGCAAAGCCGAGCACCACGACGAAGAGCGTGCGAAGGCTCTCGCGCACGGTATAAATCCTGACGCTGATACGGCCGCGCTTGGATAAGATGTACAACAAAAAAAGAAGGAGGCTGCCGGCCAGGCCCACCAACGCGGTGGAAGTGCTGGTAAAAATCAAGGTGATGGCAAAAAAGATCGCCAGCCACAAGGCGGTTTTGGGTTTCATCACCGAGCCGGCTTTGTTGTAGACGTAATAAAAGCACAGGAACGTCGGCATGAGCAGAAAGCGCGCAAACATCGAGGGCTCCGGCGCGACGGAATTCATGCGCTTGAAGCCGAGCAGGCGAATTTTTTGCCCGTATTTTTGCAGAAAACTCAGGCTGTTGTTGAAAATATACTCCGGATAAGGAATGCCGGCATAATACATATAAAGCTGCGCCCAACCCCAAAGCGCAACAAAAATGCTGGAAGCGATCAGCACGCGAATCGCCCGGCGAATTTCGTTCGGCTCGAGCTTGCACGCGGCAATGCTGATGGTGAGAAAAACGACGTAGACGAGATAGCCGAACTGGGTAAAATTCTCCATGCTGAGGCGAAGCAACTGGTAGTCGCCCGAGGGCCGGCGCACGTAAACATATTCACGAAACGGAATCAACAGGATGGACAGACCCGCGACAAAAACAAAAAAGACGAACGGCATGAGCGTCATGCGCTGCAGATGCGTGAGGCGCTGGCGCGTGCGGCTAAACAGCCATTCCAAAACGTAGCGCGCCATCAACAACATGCCGAGAAAATACCCCGGCTGCAAGCCGAACGACGGGCCCGGGAAATTGACAACGGCCGTGGCGGTGAACGGCATGAAAAAAATCGTGAGATACAAAATCGTCGTGCGCGAGGGCAGCATCACGGCGACGATGCCGATGGCGATGATAAAAAATCCGATGGGTGTGATCGTCATCGCAGCACCACCAGCTTTCTTTGTTGCCTCGAGGCCCCGGCCTGCAAACGATAAATATAAACGCCGTTTGGCAAAGACGATGTTTCAAGCTTCAGCGCATGTTCGCCGGAATTCATGTGCCAGTCGATCAGCGTCGTGACCAAGCGGCCGTTCAAGTCAAACACTTGCAAAGCAACGTGCTCAGGTCGCCTGATCACAAAACGAATCGTGGTCGCGCTGCGAACCGGATTGGGATGATTTTGCAAGAGCGTGAAGGAAGATGGAACCGCATCGTTAGGCTTCTCATCCTCGACCGCGGTCAAGAGTTTTTGCAAACGACCTTGCAAATCTTTGACCAGCGCCGCGTTTGCCGGATGGTCGGCGCTATTTTGCAATTGATACGGATCTTTCACCAAATCGTACAACTCGGCGCGATCATTTTCATTTTCGACGTAGACATAACGGTCGGTATGCACAGCGGAAAAAGCTTGTTTTGCCGGCCATCCTTCAATCAACAATTCGCTGCGCCAGGCCGGCTGCGGCTGAAACAATCCCAGCAGCGAGCGTCCATCAACTTCCTTCGGAATCGGCAAGCCGGCGAGTTGGTAAATCGTCGGGGCAATATCGATATTCGCCGTGAGCCGGGTTTCAATTTTTCCGGCCGGGACCAAAGGCGGATAACGCAACGCAAAAGCCACCCGAATTGACGGCTCGTAAATGCGTCCCTTGCCCGTCAAGCGGTGTTCGCCCCAAAAAAAGCCGTTATCGGAAATATAAAAAATGGCGGTTTGATCGAGCTTGCCCTGATTTTTCAGCTCCTCCAAAATCGCGTCGAGGCTCTGATCGAGCGACCACAGCATTTGCAACTGCCGCCGCCGGATGGTATCAACGCTGTCCTGCCAGGGCTTCTGGAGATACGGTCTGCTGCGCAGCCACGCCGGCTTATCCGAAACATCGATTTCATTAAAATTCGGCGGTCGATAAGGAGACAAATGGCGATACAAAATCGTATCACCGGGCGCCGGTTCGAACGGCGAATGCGGCGTTTTCGGATTGAAAAAAAGAAAAAACGGCTGATTATTGCGCGCCGCGGCTTTTTTCAAAAAGTCAATGGCGTAATCGCGCAACCAATACGTGAGATAGCCTTGATGATCTTTCCAGGCACCGTTGACATTGAGGATGGGATTATAATAGAATCCTTCGGAAGGCAGGCCGACCCAATAATCATATCCCGGTTTCGGCGTCGCATCTTCAGAGTTGAGATATTTTCCCACTAAGCCAGTATAGTAACCAGCTTCGCGCAAGCGTGTCACGAAACTGACGAGCTTGAATGTGGAATCATTGTTGCGCACGCCATGGCGTGACGCATACATGCCGGTCATGATGCTGGCGCGGCTCGGCGTGCAAACCGGCGTGGTGACATAAGCATTGGCAAACGCCACGCCTTGGTCGAAGATTCGCGTTTGCGTGCGCAGCATAGAGTCCTTGACGGTGTCGAAACGTTGATCGTCCGTGATGATCACCAAAATATTCGGGCGCGGGTTTTGCGCGTGCAACAATTCAGCGGCGCCGGTCAACAAGATGGCGATGAAGCATGCCGCGAAAAACCTGTTTTTTCCCGTTAGGAGTTTCATAACTGTTTCTGATTCGAGGCGCATCAGGCCGCGCCATTTAGACGCAGATTTTCTGAAATTCACTCCACGGCTCTTTCGTCAGCTTGCCGACAAAATCCTTTTCCGCTTCGGTAAGATAACCGCGCCAATATGTGTTGACCTCGGCGAGGTTGCGGCCGGAATCGTGCGCCTTCTTTTCTTTCGGGACGCTGCGTTCCGACTCGCTGCGATAATACGTTGCGATCTTCGCCGCGATGCGGCCGTTCCAATCCAGCGCCAGCAATTGATAAAGCTTTTTGTAAGTCGCTACCGGATCGCCGACGACATCATCCAGATTGAGAAACCGAATGCGTGTATTCACTTGCGCCCAGCACGCCAGCGTCGAATAGATCATCCGCCATAACAAGGCAGCGTTCGCCACCGAGGCGTGAATCGTTTCGTCAACCCCGGCCAGTTCGCGGCAAAAATCAACGCCGATCTGTTGCAATCTCGCGGCGAGATCCGACAAGTCGAAGGCCCATTCCATGCGCTTGAAACTTCCGGCGACGGCCCAGGGATTGCGCAGGGTGACGAGCACTTTCACTTCATGCTGCTTTGCGGCGTGATCGGCCGTAAAACAGGCGAGAGGGTCTTTCCAAATGATCGTCCGCAAATTCGGTTGCAAGCGCAGCCGGCGATAGGAATTGAGCGGCCGGGCGCCGATCACATATTTCACTGCGCGCCGCAAACCCTTATCCGAGGGAAAAATTCCCGGCTTGAAAGCAAGCTCGAGGTTTTTGATTTGGACGATGGTTTCATCGAGCCTGGCCAGCGAAAACGAATGCGAGCCGGGAATCTCGAAATAATGCTCGATGTTTTTCAAGCCGGAGTGATAATTAAACGGCTCGTGCAGCGCGCCGGCATCGGGCGCCAACGCCAGCATTTGCCCGACCGCCGTGGTGCCGCTCCGCGGCACGCCGGTGACGAGAATGAGTCGCTTCTCACTTCGCATGGGCTTGCAAATCTTCCCGTGCCTGATTGTAAAGCCCGTTGGTATAGCCGTATTTCGCGAGCAGCGGATAAGTCAGAGCCGTTGCCATCCGGCGCGTCTTTGGATTCATCTTCGTCATCCATTCCAAATCCAAACGCAGATCGGTCACGCCGTTGGAAAAGCGGTCGGGATTGCCGGAAATCGAATGATATTCCGGCAATGCAATCGAATGGTCCGTCGTAAAATTCAACCGCTTGCCGGAAAAGGGGCCGAGAAGATCCAACAATCGCTGCAATTCATGACGCGGATTTTTCATTAAATCTTCATACAACACGCGCACATAAGGCAATTGTGTCGCCAGCAAGCCGGCGAAGGTGTTGCGCATCATCCAGAATGTCACGGTGCGCAGCGGCGTGTATTGGCGCAGCGAAACGCCGCTTTTCGCGTTTTGCTTCTTTTTTTGCCAGGCATACACGCAAGCGCGCGCATCGCGCACGAGATGAATGACGTGCACGTCGAGGCCGGGAACATCTTTGAGAATCAGCGCGCCAGAAGGTATTTTTGAAGAATCGACAATGGTCCCGGCGCCGGAAACTTTGGCGATGGCAAAATAGAGGCGGCGAAGAACCTCTTGATATTCCCGCAAGCGCTTTTTAAAAGCCGCGCTTTTGACGGGGGAAAGCAGCTGCAAAAAATGCCGCGAGCGATCAACGGCGGCCCCAATATCTTGCATTCGGGAGGCTTCGTCTTTTCCCGCGCTGCCGAATGCTTCGGCGACGACGGCGCGCCAAAAGACGCATTCACGAAACGCGGCGCCACACGAACATTGTTTGTTGCCGGCGAAACCGTCAATCCAAATACGGTTCAGCTCGTTGGTTGAAACCGTTCCGGGAATGGTGCCCAAAATGCGATCCAAAATCGTTGAGCCGCTCCGGCCAGCGCCAGCCACATAAACCACATTGAGTTTTTTCATGCCACCTCTTCACTTCTTACAAAAACGTCATGCGGCCCGGCCACCGGCCGATTGATTCTGATATAACTCATAATGCCCAATTCTTTTTTGACGACGATCACCATCCAAACATTCGCCAAGCTCATGGTGATGGCTGTTGCCAGTGCCGCGCCTTCGGCGCCAATGATTTTAATCAACAGGTAACCGAGAGCCAGCATCACCACCGCGCTCACCGAGACGATGCGGGCGTGCTCGCGCTGCAAATTCGTCATTGTCATCAACACGCCAACCGTTCCTGAAAAAGCATTCACACACTGTCCGACGATCAAAAGCACGAGAATCATGTCGGCGGACTGATACGGCGCACCGAACAAGCCGAGAAAGAAGCGCGGAAAACTCATGAAGGCTATGGCAAACGGCGCCACCGCTAGAAAGACCATCTGTGAAGCTTTGGTCACGCGCTGCTGCATTTGCCCCAATTCATTTTTATGAAAGCGCTCGGCGATGAGCGGCGCCATCACCACGCGAATCGCTTCGAGAATGAAGTCGGGGAATGAAGCGAGGCGCGAGGCCACCGAATACCGCGCGGCCTCTTCCATGCCGAGCAGCGATCCGACCATCAGCATGTCGGCGCGCGTCACAATCGTGTACATGAACATGGAAAAGAGCAGCGGTTTGGCCGTGTGAAACCATTTGTCGGTTTCATAAACCAGCCGGCCGTCGGGTGGTCCAAGCACGGCTTTGATCCGGCGAGTATCCAGGATGATCGCAACCGCCAACGCGCCGCCGAGACAAGCCAACGCCGAAACCGCATTCACCGGTCCGATCAAAAAAATCAACGCGGTGAATGCCATCGCCAATGCCGGCCGCAAAATTTGAAATCCCATGAGGGCCGGGACCAAAAGCTTCAATCCGCGTTGAAACTCGCGATGGAGCAGCACCCAGGCCCAAAGCGGCAAGATGCCCAGCGCCAGCAGAACGGCTTTGTGTTTGCTCTCCGCGAAGCTCAGAAAACCGAGCATAACCAATCCGGCGGCCAGCAGCAGCAAGGCAAAACCAAAGCCGAGGCCGATGCGGCGGCCGCGGGTGAGCAAACCCCGCAACTGCGGCACTTGATTTTCCGCGTAATAAACCGCGGCAAACTTTGTCGTGGTCCGGTCGAAGCCCAACAAACAAATCGGCCCGAGTGCGGTGGCCACGGCAATCGCAAACATGACCGTGCCGTAATCATCTTGCGAAAGGATTCTTGCCAAAAAAATCGAATACGCCGTGAACAGCAGCGCGCCGAAAATTTTAATGCTAAA includes these proteins:
- a CDS encoding sulfatase-like hydrolase/transferase; amino-acid sequence: MTDTKLNLTPPNILVILIDDLRADALGVNGHPFFKSPNINRIAKEGVQFQNAFVTHSLCSPSRATLLTGLYSHQHRVLDNETPLNSRLATVAQLLHNAGYETAFIGKWHMGFLDAMPKPGFDRWVSFIGQGKYLNPTINVDGEKIQASGHMTDILTNYALEFLNRDRQKPFFLVLSHKAVHDPFTIQARFYRLYENANIVLPVTYGEDLSGKPAFLQEYRNFFKQDLRLRIQQYYECLAGVDEGVGKVLSKLTQKQLLKNTLVIFTSDNGYILGEHNVGDKRLAYEESIRVPLFVRYPPWFAAGAQSQTFALNIDLAPTILEAAGISGTRQLPGFSLRKLANGDVQRKSFLYQYFFDSAVPMIPPMRAIRTPDFKYIRYFGPNAIDELYDLKNDSIETRNLIDNPAFAGVLRRLRFQLDSLRLATGDTSALDTAVGEQRSGVPHDFELYQNYPNPLAAGGIYGDAVTTIRYALYKTVSIRLEIFDATGRKVATLVEAVQGPGIRAINWKPSHHPSGVYLCRLQAGALVQTRKMVVLR
- a CDS encoding glycosyltransferase, which codes for MKIALVHDWLVSMRGGEKVFLEICRLFPSAEIYTLVHRSGSVDADIEAHRLHTSFLQKIPGSARHYPKLLPFFPMAIEAFDLTPYDVVISSSHCVAKGVITRPETLHVSYLHSPMRYIWDLHFTYFPRGEGNFLKRALYRSVANYLRLWDVASTNRVDKMIANSHFVAQRIWKYYRRKASVVHPPVEVDKFSVASEVDGYYLAFSSLVPYKRLDLAIQAFNQLRLPLKIIGGGSERAALEKIAGTNIEFLDWLPDNEMRRVLAQARALVFPGVEDFGIIPVEANACGVPVIAFGAGGVLDTIIPLDERHQPNRQPTGLFFAEQSVGAIVHAVECFEAKQIFFQDRQAIRQTTFRFHPEVFRRKITTQITRAARRRGLVFHPEINAPVCELDETKFVREPAACLV
- a CDS encoding cellulase family glycosylhydrolase, giving the protein MRNLKSTFSLFGIGAIILLFWRPAGNRAIGSSSNDTSVVSSYKIESGKKSFWAVHSHITRTDPADNEFASREQTLRVVKKLGINFVRTGFIWRDIQPQPNRWQWAKFDSVVQSARQQQVYLLGVIHAPPAWAFPAHEHLNEWAVFVDSVVTRYGDDVTDWEIWNEPNIGKFWPKTAPVERYFDLVKRSYQIIKQKRPGANVVLGGMANQPSAFIFWERLAELGVADYCDAVAYHPYGVVGEELAPVLQRIRGIFSQNHSSSKPIWITEYGWAAWRHPLHPAFSDALTQVLRYCFEHELQIKQPPAILVLDDGYTAETEICDLYEPIRRQVEAFGWRIELVDIEALLKFLQTARQPGRQNVVMISTNQLPGELLEPLIDFVQRGGSVVALGGAPFPKYAARLNLVLSVDHGEEDAPNWINRTLRNFNLPANAPANNFLRDPKAPQKVRYIPLFSANRQGQALGETAALYDYQGEKKGALIAFTNSLTIKSTKRSVTYHQQAIAILKTALVYWLEEGRHFFIYEFRDQERDTKDKYYGLVEKDFRLKEAARALAWLQQQLGDGVVVRSKNYFNDGAIITLENSKSERFVVTWGREAAASFKSNFMSTKQYVPETYNCVQADKLLAGLERGQKGALTNFIVWRAAK
- a CDS encoding glycosyltransferase family 4 protein; the encoded protein is MRIAVNGKALGAVEKTGVARVALSLIRHIALLRRDFALEICLPGQAADFDLPANVKICCSGARFSKNSVTRSFWEQMILPLEIRAGGYDVLLNLTNSAPVLLSPRVPQILLVHDTGFRNTAWFSNFFSSYLSWVIATAAKAGVRLVTVSQTSARQLAEMLPDAAPVSVVPNDSDEPPAGVSAKKLPYRYGLFIGSLNPRKNISGAILGFQKFGASRRDDFRLHIVGGENSIFAALPPNLRDCPNVIFQGFVDEAEKWALLKGAEFLLLPSFLEGFGLPVLEAFKAGTPVAASDIPVFRELFDGAVEYVDPHSAEDIGRGIHEVVENRDKRARLIAAGQAMVKRFSWKSAAEKYVQILEETVANHEKS
- a CDS encoding O-antigen ligase family protein — translated: MTITPIGFFIIAIGIVAVMLPSRTTILYLTIFFMPFTATAVVNFPGPSFGLQPGYFLGMLLMARYVLEWLFSRTRQRLTHLQRMTLMPFVFFVFVAGLSILLIPFREYVYVRRPSGDYQLLRLSMENFTQFGYLVYVVFLTISIAACKLEPNEIRRAIRVLIASSIFVALWGWAQLYMYYAGIPYPEYIFNNSLSFLQKYGQKIRLLGFKRMNSVAPEPSMFARFLLMPTFLCFYYVYNKAGSVMKPKTALWLAIFFAITLIFTSTSTALVGLAGSLLLFLLYILSKRGRISVRIYTVRESLRTLFVVVLGFAGLPLALYSLATFALGLTTDQIIQFIEILLIDKADSESGGTRLDGALQGLSLFAANPLFGVGWGSNRTFDLLTNILSTTGLVGMLTFFLGNWLLARRTAWLSKRFIQNNLMTLSEYPKALFFALVVRLFGKFLSEPDILYLDHWLLVGLIVATLRWTNLNFETLVPKTRQSDREIPQNGRVHEAAVV
- a CDS encoding sulfatase-like hydrolase/transferase — its product is MKLLTGKNRFFAACFIAILLTGAAELLHAQNPRPNILVIITDDQRFDTVKDSMLRTQTRIFDQGVAFANAYVTTPVCTPSRASIMTGMYASRHGVRNNDSTFKLVSFVTRLREAGYYTGLVGKYLNSEDATPKPGYDYWVGLPSEGFYYNPILNVNGAWKDHQGYLTYWLRDYAIDFLKKAAARNNQPFFLFFNPKTPHSPFEPAPGDTILYRHLSPYRPPNFNEIDVSDKPAWLRSRPYLQKPWQDSVDTIRRRQLQMLWSLDQSLDAILEELKNQGKLDQTAIFYISDNGFFWGEHRLTGKGRIYEPSIRVAFALRYPPLVPAGKIETRLTANIDIAPTIYQLAGLPIPKEVDGRSLLGLFQPQPAWRSELLIEGWPAKQAFSAVHTDRYVYVENENDRAELYDLVKDPYQLQNSADHPANAALVKDLQGRLQKLLTAVEDEKPNDAVPSSFTLLQNHPNPVRSATTIRFVIRRPEHVALQVFDLNGRLVTTLIDWHMNSGEHALKLETSSLPNGVYIYRLQAGASRQQRKLVVLR